A region of Thermobifida halotolerans DNA encodes the following proteins:
- a CDS encoding sugar O-acetyltransferase produces MLAGELYLADDPELAADALRAAKLMEKFNASPAEDPEGRRAVLAELLGELGEGVEIRPPLYVDYGYNISIGPRTFVNFGAVLLDVGGIRVGADVQIGPNVQLLTPTHPVDPEPRRAKWEAAEPITVGDNVWLGGGVIVCPGVTIGDNTVVGAGAVVTRDLPANVVAVGNPARVVREI; encoded by the coding sequence ATGCTCGCCGGTGAGCTGTACCTCGCCGACGACCCGGAGTTGGCCGCCGACGCCCTGCGCGCGGCCAAGCTGATGGAGAAGTTCAACGCCTCCCCGGCCGAGGATCCGGAGGGGCGGCGCGCGGTCCTCGCCGAACTGCTGGGCGAACTCGGTGAGGGCGTGGAGATCCGGCCTCCGCTGTACGTGGACTACGGCTACAACATCAGCATCGGGCCGCGCACGTTTGTCAACTTCGGCGCGGTCCTGCTCGACGTGGGCGGGATCCGCGTCGGCGCTGATGTCCAGATCGGCCCCAACGTGCAACTGCTCACCCCCACCCATCCGGTCGACCCCGAGCCGCGGCGGGCCAAGTGGGAGGCGGCCGAGCCGATCACCGTCGGCGACAACGTCTGGCTCGGCGGCGGCGTCATCGTCTGCCCGGGTGTGACCATCGGCGACAACACCGTGGTGGGCGCGGGGGCGGTCGTCACCCGCGACCTCCCGGCCAACGTGGTGGCGGTCGGCAACCCGGCCCGCGTCGTCCGGGAGATCTGA
- a CDS encoding DMT family transporter yields the protein MAWLLLVLSGLLETVWAVALDASRGFTRLWPTVVFLVGMVLSMGGLALALRSIPVGTGYAVWVGVGAVGTAVVGMVWLGEAVSVARICCLLLIVSGIVGLKLLH from the coding sequence ATGGCCTGGCTTCTTCTTGTCCTGTCGGGACTGCTGGAAACCGTGTGGGCGGTGGCGCTGGACGCGTCGCGCGGGTTCACCCGGCTGTGGCCCACGGTGGTCTTCCTCGTCGGCATGGTGCTGAGCATGGGCGGCCTGGCGTTGGCGCTGCGCTCCATCCCTGTGGGCACCGGCTACGCGGTGTGGGTGGGCGTCGGCGCGGTGGGCACCGCCGTCGTCGGCATGGTGTGGCTCGGCGAGGCGGTGAGCGTGGCGCGGATCTGCTGCCTGCTGCTCATCGTCAGCGGCATCGTCGGCCTCAAACTGCTGCACTGA